One window of the Trifolium pratense cultivar HEN17-A07 linkage group LG2, ARS_RC_1.1, whole genome shotgun sequence genome contains the following:
- the LOC123904408 gene encoding xyloglucan endotransglucosylase/hydrolase 2-like has translation MASSYANNSMFLLLCLCLTFSTSAYGGNFNTDFNILFGDKRANIQDGGNSMTLTMDEYSGSGIGTKNEYLFGKFDMQIKLVPGNSAGTVTTIYLSSQGPHHDEIDIEFLGNLSGDPYILSTNLYANGIGGHEVQFYLWFDPTQDFHTYSIDWNPQRIIILVDNIPIRVIHNRQDIGVAFPIMQPMKLYTTLWNGDTWATRGGKVKIDWSKAPFTAGFRNFNANACITGPSSKCLSFNGGKNKGLSSKIRKQLKVIHSKWVVYDYCRDFTRYARGLPHECRKTKNLVADF, from the exons ATGGCTTCTTCATATGCTAATAACTCTATGTTTCTCTTGCTTTGTCTATGCTTAACCTTTAGCACAAGTGCATACGGTGGAAATTTCAACACagattttaatattctatttgGAGATAAAAGGGCTAACATACAAGATGGTGGCAATAGCATGACACTTACAATGGATGAATATTCTGGCTCTGGCATTGGTACCAAGAATGAATATTTGTTTGGAAAATTTGATATGCAAATAAAACTTGTGCCAGGGAACTCTGCAGGCACTGTCACTACAATTTat CTAAGTTCTCAAGGACCACACCATGACGAGATTGATATAGAATTTTTGGGCAACTTGTCTGGTGATCCATATATTCTCTCAACCAATTTATATGCCAATGGTATTGGAGGTCATGAGGTGCAATTCTATCTTTGGTTTGATCCCACACAAGATTTTCACACTTACTCTATTGATTGGAATCCTCAACGCATAAT AATATTGGTGGATAACATACCCATAAGAGTGATACATAATAGACAAGACATTGGTGTTGCATTCCCAATAATGCAGCCAATGAAATTATACACAACACTGTGGAATGGAGATACATGGGCAACAAGAGGTGGAAAAGTAAAAATTGATTGGTCAAAGGCTCCATTCACAGCTGGATTTAGAAACTTCAATGCCAACGCATGCATTACTGGTCCATCAAGTAAATGCTTAAGTTTCAATGGTGGAAAAAATAAAGGTCTTAGTTCTAAAATAAGGAAGCAACTTAAAGTAATTCATTCAAAATGGGTTGTTTATGATTATTGTCGTGATTTTACACGTTATGCTCGTGGTCTTCCTCATGAATGCCGCAAGACAAAAAATCTTGTAGCTGATTTCTAA
- the LOC123908328 gene encoding binding partner of ACD11 1, with the protein MSSDYGYTVEVTGLSPNATDKDVYEFFAFSGAIHHVEIIRSGDYACTAYVTFKDAYSQETACLLSGATILDQRVCITRWGQYEDEFDFWNRPSHSHEDEYSSTTQHNSQFVSSAGEVVTMTQEVVKTMLAKGYVLSKDALAKAKDFDESHGVSATATAKVSELSQRIGLTDKLSAGYEAVKSVDQMYNVSETTKAAASATGRSVAAAANSVVNSSYFSKGALWMSGALTRAAQAASDLGNRGTKQ; encoded by the exons ATGAGTTCTGATTATGGATACACTGTTGAAGTTACTGGTCTTTCACCCAACGCCACTGATAAAGATGTCTATGAATTTTTTGCTTTCTCTGGTGCTATTCATCATGTTGAAATTATCAG GTCTGGTGATTATGCTTGTACTGCTTATGTGACCTTCAAAGATGCATATTCTCAAGAAACTGCATGCTTACTCAGT gGAGCCACAATTTTAGATCAACGTGTATGCATAACACGCTGGGGGCAATATGaagatgaatttgatttttggaaCAGGCCCTCTCATAGTCATGAGGATGAGTATTCTTCAACT ACACAACATAACAGTCAATTTGTATCATCTGCTGGAGAAGTAGTTACTATGACTCAAGAAGTCGTCAAGACCATGCTAGCAAAGGGATATGTTCTAAGTAAGGATGCATTGGCCAAAGCTAAAGACTTTGATGAGTCGCATGGAGTTTCTGCCACTGCAACAGCCAAGGTTTCTGAATTAAGCCAGAGAATTGGCCTTACTGATAAGCTATCTGCTGGTTATGAAGCTGTTAAATCTGTCGATCAGATGTACAATGTCTCTGAAACAACCAAGGCAGCTGCATCTGCAACTGGAAGATCAGTAGCTGCGGCCGCAAACTCTGTGGTAAATAGTAGCTATTTTTCGAAGGGAGCCTTGTGGATGTCCGGTGCTCTAACCCGAGCGGCTCAAGCTGCATCTGATTTGGGTAACCGTGGTACTAAGCAGTAA